The window CGTCTATTAGCATGCATGAGGCAATGTTTGTGGTATTAGAAGTGCTTACTCATCAATCTAAAGGAATCGTAATCATTTGGGTAACATTCTCACTCCAATACAACTCTACCAAGCTTACCTTGAGATAAACCTTTACATGGCCTTTGATGTTTGCATCCATCTTGCATGATATTCATTTGTTCATGATTAACTTGACACTTGTTACTTTGTCATTGAAACACTTATCATTGTTAATGATTAGGACAACACTTGTTGCCTTATTATTGGAACACATTTTATGTCTAATGATTGGCACCAGGGCCGGTCCTAAGTTTTTGGGTGCCCAGTGCGAAAGCTCAAAATGTGCCCTTTTTTTAATACGGAAACATatgttaaaaaaacaaaaaatttaacgaGGGCTGGAATCCAGTCGAAGCTGGGGGGCTAGACCCTCACGCCCAAATTATATTACTTGAGAAAATATACAACGGGAGGGACATAGTACCTAAACCCCGACAATCAAAAATACAATCATACACAACCATTCCTAGCAAAGCTCCTTGAAATTTCAACCTTTAAGAAATTGTCTTCTGGTATTTTTTTGAagcaaaatcatcaattatatcatcatacttcaagtcttcaatctCATCCTTTTCAATGCATAATATTGCTAATCCATTTAGCCTATCTTGAGTCATAGTGGTCCGCAAGTAAGATTTTAAtaattcaattttgaaaaacttcTTTTTGCAGATGTCACGGTCACAGGTACAGTTAACAGTACACGATAAGCAATCAAGACATTAGGACACATGTTAGTTTCTTTTACAAAGTTTGCTATTTCCATAGATGTCCAAGCGTTATTAGAGAGAAATGCTTCTTCAGGTAACATCATTTGCAACACTTGTAATTCAAAACATAAGTCAGCTCCATCTACATCCATGGTATTTCCATGTTTTAAACGTGCTTCAAGATtcatacaattttcttttagttgttGATCATCCAATGAAATTAACTTCGATGCATCAAACAAGAAGCCAAAAATAGATTCAAAAGTCTTTAACTGTTCAAACTTGTGTTTCAGTTGAGAAAGAGTAATATCCACTAtaacaagaaaataatttgTTCTAAATGATTCTTCAGCAGACTGTTGTTCCATCTCATTAccatcaacttcatcatgaTGTCTTTTTCTAGGTCTATGACGTTTAGTTTGAAAAACAGGGTCAATTTCCGAATCAAGTGCAATTTCTTTAGCATCACGCATGACAAAAGCAAAACCAGATTCTctgtagttttcaaaaaaagtaACAAGTGCTTCCAATGCCTTTATCGCAACATCAAGATGCATGTCTTCAGATTGTAATTTTTTGATCACCATGTTAATCTTCAACAAAATGTCATACCAAATAACCAAACTTAATACAAAATCAAAACTGGAAAGTTCTCCTGATGCTAAACATTCTGCATCCCTACTCAATTGGGGATTCTCAGTAATTTCCACCAATGTAAACAAAGCATTTCTAACTTGGGCTACTTGGGATTTAATTGCTTTAACACTTTCAATGTGACTTTCCCATCGAGTAGTTGACAATGACTTCAAAGTTAAACCATCAATATGTTCAAGCAAAATATTTCAACGCTTTGTAGAGTTGGACAACACCGTATATATGCATTGACATGCTCCAAAAAAAGATTTTTCTTTAAGACATGAACTTGCCATATCACAAACTATTAAATTAAGACAAAGATAATCACATGGCATGTAAAAGGCTTTGGGATTTATGTCTAGCAATCTTTTCTGGACACCTTGGTGTTTCCCTCTCATGTTAGATCCATTATCATAACCTTGTCCTCTCACATTATCAATATCAAGATCAAGAGACTTTAGGACATCTTGCAACTCATTAAAAAGTTATTGTCCTGATGTATCTTCCACACTTAAAAACTCCATGAAATACTCCCTTATATTTATTGACCTACTTGACAAGTCAACACATCTCAAAATTAAAGTCATTTGTTCCACATGACTTGCATCAGGAGTACAATCAAGAATGgcagaaaaaaaatttggcttcttttacttttttaatgattgcggttttgacttttgaagtTAAAGTAGCTATTAACtcattttggattttttggCTCAAATAGTGGTGATGAATCTCTTTATTCTCAATGAGTCGAAAATGCTTTTGCATTATTGGATCAAACTCCGCAATCATTTCAAGTAAACCTAAGAAGTTTCCATTAGAGTCTTCATAAGGTCTTTCATTTGTTCCACGAAATGCTAAATTACGTATGGCAAGACATTTCACAACAGCAATAATTCTAAGCATCACTTGTTTCCAGTGATTTGTCTCTTTCTTGATTTGCATTTGAAATTCTTTATCAAATAACTGCATATTTAGTTTTtgggaaactaccaaactgataaagTAGTAGAATGTTATAACGTCCATTACAGGAGAATATGTGTCCTCATAATCAATCCTAGGGTGTTGAAAGAAGTCGTACCCCACAAGGTGTATCttatatcgcactatttcattcttcttatTACACTTCTtatgaaaacccacttgtagccaacttGCTTCACATGTAGAGGTGTAGGAACTATGTTCCAAACACCTTGCGTTTCATGTTTGACCAAGTTTTTCTATGTCAATATTCATCAACCGAacatggttcaatgtcatcgctcaacattaTATATGTAGCTACTGTGTATCAAATATATCATCGACTATCATCtcattaaaattgaaaactcaTCCAAACTAGCATAATGGATTGAAATCCCACGATTCTCGAGAGGTGGATTCGTCTTTTCTAGAACACTATAATCTAAAATAACCTCATGTGTTGGAATGGTTGAGCAAGCGACGGTCCTATTTACATTGGTTTCATTAGTTTGGGTTGTGGGCTTCCTCTTTTGGGGTTATGGGGTCgaagcagatgattggctagccgcagTATACTAGGATGTGAGGTCAACCATCCTTCAGTGACAGCTCGTCCTTCAAGGGCGATGTTTCAATGTACGTGATCTACATCTATCTTTCCAGACACATTTCATTTGCAACTGGTATATGTGATCTAGTCACTTTTGCTAGATTATTAAAAGCATTTGGCATGCTCTAAGCAACGCTCTGTAGATCTAAAATATGTTGTACTTCAATTTTAGACTGGGTAAtgcagggatctaaatgagacatagtagGGTTACTCTGAGACAATTCATGGTGTTCTTCAGGAACTTTaacattcttatctccccctaatgacgggaagactgtctcatcgaAGTGACAATTCGCAAAACATGGGGTGAAGAGATCTGTCAAGGGCTCTAAATAGTGAATAATTGATGGTAATCATAACTGACATAGATTTCCATTCTTCTCTGATGATCTATTTTGGTGTGTAGTGGCGACGCTATTAGCACATAAACTATGCACCCAAATACAGGTGAGTGCGAGATGTCAGGCAGATACCATTAACAAACTGTACCAGTGAATAAGGTTATGTAGTAATAGGTCTCAGATGAACCAAGATAGCTCCGTGCAAAATTGCATAGCCCTAAGTAGACTCTGGAAGCTTAGTGTGCATGACCAAAAATTGAGCAATGAATTGAAAGTGCTTTATGAACGCTTCTGATAAGCCATTTTGGATGTGAACATAGGATACATGAGGTTCAACTTCAATTCCAACTAACATGCAGTAATCATCGAAAATTTACGACGTAAACactccagcattatccagtcAAATCAACTTAATCAAATAATCATGGTGGTGAGCTctaagcttaataatttgtgccAGAAGTTCCGCAAATTCAATGTAGGCAATAGATAAACATGTGCTCATCATGTCGATGCATTAACCAACATGATAAAGTAACGAAATGGTCCACATGGTGGTtagataggtccacaaatgtccccttaAATCCACTGAAGAAAAGTTAAGGTCCTTTCGAACTTTGTCTAAAGATGGGCAAGTAATAAACTTACCCAAAGAACAAGCTTTGCAATAGGCATTGCCAGGGATGATGTGCTTACTTTGCCTAAGCGGATGCCAGTGTGTAGCATTGAGGATACGACACATCATCATGGTTCCTAGATGTCCAAAGtgatcatgccaaagcatgttTTCCAATGCAAGCCTACTCATAGGGTCGGCTATGTGATGGCCCTCAGAGGCATGAATGGTTGTGACATACAACTCATTCCAAATGTGCTCCATCTTCTCATATATATGCTTCTTGGCATATTCATATGAAGTGATGCAAAGGAATTCACCTCCATTATTTTCAGTGGTTTCAGCGTGATAATTATTATCCTGAATATCTTTAAAGCTCAACAAcattcttttggaaagaggtGAGTAAAGtgcctctttaatggttaattcagTACAATCGAACAACATTATACATGGATGGGCTTGaaagggttgtcagaggtgaacttttaggtatgaagttagtaaaatagtgacACTTGTGCGAgatggtgtgcgtggttgcactatctactAGACAACTAACTACCCCACAATTActtacctagaaataaattaattgaatt of the Pyrus communis chromosome 1, drPyrComm1.1, whole genome shotgun sequence genome contains:
- the LOC137724628 gene encoding uncharacterized protein; the encoded protein is MVIKKLQSEDMHLDVAIKALEALVTFFENYRESGFAFVMRDAKEIALDSEIDPVFQTKRHRPRKRHHDEVDGNEMEQQSAEESFRTNYFLVIVDITLSQLKHKFEQLKTFESIFGFLFDASKLISLDDQQLKENCMNLEARLKHGNTMDVDGADLCFELQVLQMMLPEEAFLSNNAWTSMEIANFVKETNMCPNVLIAYRVLLTVPVTVTSAKRSFSKLNY